CCTCTTCAGGAGGGTCGAGGAGGGAGATGTAGCTTTCAGGCTTGCTGGAGCTCATCTTCCCACCAGTAAGCCCTGTCGTAAAGCGGTGGTAGGTTGAGGATGGGGGAATGAAGGCAAAACCTCCAATTTCAACCTCTATCTTTCTCACAGCCCTCTCAATCTCCTCAGCTTCGCCAAAGATGTCCATGTGCTCCTCGTAAATTTTCTTGTCGAACTCTAAATCCCGCAAACTGCTGAGATACTCCGCCCCCTTCCTGCTCCTAACTCTCACTCCTCCTTCAACTGGCTCGAAGCTGAAGATGCTGATTCTCGCCGCCAAGTCCCTCGTCAGTCGCATGTGGGGGTCCTGATCAGCCCCAACAGGCACCACCACTGGCTTTGGCCCTCCAAAATCGGAAAGCTGTGGATGGAGGATGTCAGCAGCCTGAATGGCTGTGACAAACATCTTAGCAAGGCTTGTGTCGGAGTTGAAGCCGTAAATTGCCCTCAGCTCGCTGAAGTTCACCTCTGCCGAAAGCTCGAAGGCCAAGTCCTTTACGTGAGAGCTTTTGGACTGGAAGTAGATTACAGCATCCTCCCTAAGGCCGAGGGCGATGATGGATTTGATGTAAAGCATTCCGAGCTCCCTCGTCTTCTCCCAGCTCAAACCCCTTACCGAGTGAGCCTCCATGTCGGCAATTGCTACAAAAGCTTTACCTCCCGCGCTCTGATGCCATACTATTTCATCCATCGTCATCTTGTGGCCGAAGTGAGGCAGACCAGAGGGCATGAAGCCTGACATAACCGCCCATGGCTCCTTTTTCTGCATCGCCTCGATAATTCTCCAATAATCCCTGTGGCCGAAAATCGCCCCTCTCCGCATCAGGATGTGGGGGTTGTCGATTTCAGGCAGCACCTCGCTGAAGGGCTGCATCCCGAACTCCTCTATGAGCTTGCTGTAGTCTATGACTCCCTCGACCTCCCATGGAGTAACGTTCATGTGGTTCAGTAAGCAGCAGGTTAATATTCTTTGTGCAGACTTATTCCTGAATGAGAGTTCAAAGGGTTCAGATAATGGGTGCAGGAGCTCTCGGTTCCCTTGTTGGGGCGCTGATTCAGCTTGCTGGCTATGATGTCATCTTTGTGGCGAGGGGGAAGCAGCTTGAGGCTTTGAAAAAGGGCCTGAGGGTTTCAGGGCTGAAGAATGCGGAGCTTAAGGTTTACTGCACCTCTCAGCCAGAGGATGCGGACATAACCTTCGTCACTGTGAAGGCCTACGATACCGAAACAGTGGCGAAGAAGCTGGCTGAGGTTGATGCTGGGGTGGTTTGCAGCCTTCAGAATGGTGTGGGGAATGAAGAGATTCTTGCAAAATACTGCAGGAAGGTTCTGGGGGGTGTTACGACCTACGGGGCGAACCTGAAGGACTACGGGCATGTTGTCTATGCGGGAGAGGGCTACACCTACGTTGGGGAGATGGATGGCAGAGTAAGCGGGGAGGCTGAGATGGTCGCTGAGGTTCTAAGAGATGCGGGGATGAGGGCTGAAGCTGTTAATGACATCGAGTTCAGGATTTGGGCCAAAGCTGTTGTCAATGCGGCGATAAACCCCATCACGGCAATATGCAGAGTCAAGAACGGTGAGGTGGTGAGAAACCCCCATCTGTGGGAGGTGGCAAGGGCTGTTGCCGATGAGGGAAGGCAGGTTATGGCGAGAATGGGCTACGAGTTCGATGCTGCTTCAGAGGTGAGGAAGGTTGCGGAGATGACCGCAGAAAACAGGTCATCTATGCTGCAGGATTTGGAGAGAGGAAAGAGGACGGAGGTTGAGTTCATCAACGGGGCGATAGTGAAGAAGGGAGAAGAGTTCGGGATTGATTGTGCGGTTAACAGAACGCTGCTGAATCTTGTGAGGGGTGTGGAGAGTGGACTTTAACCTGCTGAGCGTTCTTCTTGTGTCAGCGATGCCCTTTTCCGAGCTAAGGGGGGCTATACCGCTCGCCCTCTACTTCGGCTTCAGCCCTGCTGAGGCATACCTGCTTTCAGTCTTGGGAAACATTCTGCCGGTCCCCTTTCTTCTCCTCTTCCTCGACTACCTCGTGAGAATTGCGACAAAAGTAGAGTTGCTGGCCAGAATTTACCGAAGGGTTGTGGAAAGGGTGGAGAGGAGAAAGGGAGTTGTGGAGAGATACGGCTACCTCGGCCTGACGATTTTCGTCGCCATCCCTTTGCCGGTGACGGGAGCATGGACGGGTACCTTGCTTGCTTTTCTGTTACAGCTCAACCGTCTCAAGGCTTTTCTCTTCATCTCCGCAGGCGTTTGCATTGCTGGCGTTGTGGTTCTTCTCGCCTCGATTGGAATAATCAGGCTTTTATAATTTATTACGAAACCAAAAGTTTATTGGGAAAACTGCAGAACCTTAAAGCGTGATTGAGCTGTTCACCTCAACAAGAGTTCAGATTCTCT
The nucleotide sequence above comes from Archaeoglobus fulgidus DSM 4304. Encoded proteins:
- a CDS encoding tryptophan--tRNA ligase, producing the protein MNVTPWEVEGVIDYSKLIEEFGMQPFSEVLPEIDNPHILMRRGAIFGHRDYWRIIEAMQKKEPWAVMSGFMPSGLPHFGHKMTMDEIVWHQSAGGKAFVAIADMEAHSVRGLSWEKTRELGMLYIKSIIALGLREDAVIYFQSKSSHVKDLAFELSAEVNFSELRAIYGFNSDTSLAKMFVTAIQAADILHPQLSDFGGPKPVVVPVGADQDPHMRLTRDLAARISIFSFEPVEGGVRVRSRKGAEYLSSLRDLEFDKKIYEEHMDIFGEAEEIERAVRKIEVEIGGFAFIPPSSTYHRFTTGLTGGKMSSSKPESYISLLDPPEEGAKKVMKAFTGGRATAEEQRRLGGEPDRCVVFELYSFHLIDSDEELNQIEAECREGRLLCGKCKKMAAELVKSFLKEHQEKMEAVDLSNYTIIG
- a CDS encoding 2-dehydropantoate 2-reductase, which produces MRVQRVQIMGAGALGSLVGALIQLAGYDVIFVARGKQLEALKKGLRVSGLKNAELKVYCTSQPEDADITFVTVKAYDTETVAKKLAEVDAGVVCSLQNGVGNEEILAKYCRKVLGGVTTYGANLKDYGHVVYAGEGYTYVGEMDGRVSGEAEMVAEVLRDAGMRAEAVNDIEFRIWAKAVVNAAINPITAICRVKNGEVVRNPHLWEVARAVADEGRQVMARMGYEFDAASEVRKVAEMTAENRSSMLQDLERGKRTEVEFINGAIVKKGEEFGIDCAVNRTLLNLVRGVESGL
- a CDS encoding COG2426 family protein; the encoded protein is MPFSELRGAIPLALYFGFSPAEAYLLSVLGNILPVPFLLLFLDYLVRIATKVELLARIYRRVVERVERRKGVVERYGYLGLTIFVAIPLPVTGAWTGTLLAFLLQLNRLKAFLFISAGVCIAGVVVLLASIGIIRLL